A genomic segment from Brevundimonas mediterranea encodes:
- a CDS encoding fused DSP-PTPase phosphatase/NAD kinase-like protein, with translation MARFDLSTAMGRFRAHWHYFWADHAFLRLAFSNAHWLGPDLVRTNQPSPRQLAYWKKKGVKTVINLRGQRDEGYYWLEKEACERLGLTLIDAPLDSRDPPETDRIHRARRLFTTIEYPVLIHCKSGADRAGMMAVFYRHFHLGEPISVAMAELSKKYLHSREGLTGVLDYTLEKYVSEIEPRGISFIDWIDSPDYDPKAIRAEFKAGWWGTLLTEKLLKRE, from the coding sequence ATGGCGCGCTTTGATCTTTCGACCGCGATGGGCCGTTTCCGGGCGCATTGGCATTATTTCTGGGCGGACCACGCCTTCCTGCGCCTGGCGTTTTCCAACGCCCACTGGCTGGGGCCAGACCTTGTGCGCACCAACCAGCCGTCGCCGCGCCAGTTGGCCTATTGGAAGAAGAAGGGCGTCAAGACCGTCATCAATCTGCGCGGTCAACGCGACGAGGGCTATTACTGGCTGGAGAAGGAAGCCTGCGAACGCCTGGGCCTGACCCTGATCGACGCGCCGCTGGATTCGCGCGACCCGCCCGAGACAGACCGGATTCACCGCGCGCGTCGCCTGTTCACGACCATCGAATACCCGGTGCTGATCCACTGCAAGTCGGGTGCGGACCGGGCGGGCATGATGGCCGTCTTCTATCGCCACTTCCATCTGGGCGAACCGATCTCGGTCGCCATGGCGGAGCTGTCGAAGAAGTACCTCCACTCGCGCGAGGGCCTCACCGGTGTGCTGGACTATACGCTGGAGAAATACGTCAGCGAGATCGAGCCGCGCGGGATCAGTTTCATCGACTGGATCGACAGCCCCGACTACGACCCCAAGGCGATCCGCGCCGAGTTCAAGGCCGGCTGGTGGGGCACGCTGCTGACCGAGAAGTTGCTGAAGCGGGAGTAG
- a CDS encoding TldD/PmbA family protein: MTDTLDAPVSTDLLPDLLNDIVQAALRAGADAAEAVSADRRSLSVGVRNGKLEDVEREESRDLGLRVFVGQRQASVSASDLSPETRTRLVERAVAMARLAPEDPHAGFAPEDRLARGPFVDLDLFDPSERTALILEQVSAEAETAALAVEGVARSEGGHASWSSSQWRLVTSHGFEGDYRGSAFSLGVGVIAEKDGAMERGGESRSTRHLVDLPGAEIIGRTAGERAVARTGARKIASTTAPVIFDNRMAGQIVSPAIGAISGPSIARGTSFLKDRMGQRVFAEGVTLIDDPFRPRGLGSTPFDDEGVAVERRALFDDGVLTTWLLNCASARQLGLQSTGHASRGLAGPPGVGTHNLHMEPGDRDLAGLMADAGTGLLVTSMFGPSLNGNTGDWSAGVSGFWFENGEIAYPVNEVTVAGKLPELYLRLQRGSDLEFRGGFNVPSLMFDAVAIAGK; encoded by the coding sequence ATGACCGACACCCTAGATGCGCCTGTTTCCACCGATCTTCTGCCCGATCTTCTGAATGACATCGTCCAGGCGGCCCTGAGGGCCGGCGCCGACGCCGCCGAGGCGGTCAGCGCCGATCGTCGGTCCCTGTCGGTCGGGGTGCGCAACGGCAAGCTGGAAGACGTGGAGCGTGAGGAATCGCGCGATCTGGGCCTGCGGGTCTTCGTCGGCCAGCGTCAGGCCTCGGTGTCGGCGTCGGACCTGTCGCCCGAAACCCGCACCCGCCTGGTGGAACGCGCCGTGGCCATGGCGCGCCTGGCGCCGGAAGATCCCCACGCCGGTTTCGCCCCCGAAGATCGGCTGGCGCGCGGGCCCTTCGTCGATCTGGACCTGTTCGATCCCAGCGAACGGACCGCCTTGATTCTGGAACAGGTTTCCGCCGAGGCCGAGACAGCGGCGCTGGCGGTCGAGGGCGTCGCCCGATCCGAGGGCGGGCATGCGTCCTGGTCGTCCAGCCAATGGCGACTGGTCACCTCGCACGGGTTCGAAGGCGACTATCGGGGCTCGGCCTTTTCGCTGGGCGTCGGGGTGATCGCCGAAAAGGACGGGGCCATGGAGCGTGGCGGCGAGAGCCGTTCGACCCGGCATCTGGTCGACCTGCCGGGCGCCGAGATCATCGGGCGCACGGCCGGCGAGCGCGCCGTGGCCCGAACCGGGGCGCGCAAGATCGCCTCGACCACCGCCCCGGTCATCTTCGACAACCGCATGGCCGGCCAGATCGTCTCGCCGGCCATCGGCGCCATTTCGGGCCCGTCGATCGCGCGGGGCACCTCCTTCCTGAAGGACCGGATGGGCCAGAGGGTGTTCGCCGAAGGGGTGACCCTGATCGACGATCCGTTCCGGCCGCGCGGCCTGGGATCGACGCCGTTCGACGACGAAGGGGTCGCGGTCGAGCGGCGCGCCCTGTTCGACGACGGCGTCCTGACCACCTGGCTGCTGAACTGCGCCTCGGCCCGCCAACTGGGCCTGCAGTCCACCGGTCACGCCTCGCGCGGCCTGGCGGGACCGCCGGGGGTCGGAACCCACAATCTGCACATGGAGCCGGGCGACCGCGATCTGGCCGGCCTGATGGCCGATGCGGGGACGGGTCTGCTGGTCACGTCGATGTTCGGGCCGTCGCTGAACGGAAACACCGGCGACTGGTCCGCCGGGGTGTCCGGCTTCTGGTTCGAGAACGGCGAGATCGCCTATCCGGTCAACGAGGTCACGGTGGCCGGCAAGCTGCCCGAGCTTTATCTGCGCCTCCAACGCGGGTCGGACCTGGAGTTCCGGGGCGGGTTCAATGTGCCCAGCCTGATGTTCGACGCGGTGGCCATAGCGGGCAAATGA
- a CDS encoding 3'(2'),5'-bisphosphate nucleotidase CysQ → MIDLASDLELIRQAAIDAGALAVAEREAGLRIESKVGGSPVTSGDLAVDAMLKDRLLAARPDYGWLSEETADTPERLSKRRIFVVDPVDGTVAYMKRQPWWCVPIAVVEDGQVVAAAIHAPEVQETYAAARGGGAQRNGAVIRASDAETLDDASVLGDARMIEGSHWDEPWPVLRFAKRNALAYRMALVAAGAFDAALALTPKWDWDVAAGSLIAEEAGARVTDHHGRPWRFNRPDPRQASLVCAAPALHPLIVRRCKNVPLST, encoded by the coding sequence ATGATCGATCTAGCCTCAGATCTGGAGCTGATCCGCCAGGCGGCGATCGACGCCGGGGCGCTGGCGGTCGCAGAGCGCGAGGCCGGGCTGAGGATCGAGTCCAAGGTCGGCGGGTCGCCCGTCACCAGCGGCGACCTGGCGGTGGACGCCATGCTGAAGGACCGGCTGCTGGCCGCCCGGCCCGACTATGGCTGGCTGTCGGAAGAGACGGCGGACACGCCCGAACGCTTGTCGAAGCGCCGAATCTTCGTCGTCGATCCGGTGGACGGCACGGTGGCCTATATGAAGCGCCAGCCCTGGTGGTGCGTGCCCATCGCGGTCGTCGAGGACGGCCAGGTGGTGGCCGCCGCCATCCATGCGCCCGAGGTTCAGGAAACCTATGCGGCGGCGCGCGGCGGCGGCGCGCAGCGCAATGGGGCCGTGATCCGGGCGTCCGACGCCGAGACCCTGGACGACGCCTCGGTGCTGGGCGATGCGCGGATGATCGAGGGGTCGCATTGGGACGAGCCCTGGCCGGTGCTGCGGTTCGCCAAGCGCAACGCCCTGGCCTACCGGATGGCCCTGGTCGCCGCCGGCGCCTTTGACGCCGCCCTGGCCCTGACGCCCAAATGGGACTGGGACGTGGCCGCGGGCAGCCTGATCGCCGAAGAGGCCGGCGCCCGCGTCACCGACCATCACGGCCGGCCGTGGCGGTTCAACCGACCCGATCCGCGTCAGGCCAGCCTGGTCTGCGCCGCTCCGGCCCTGCACCCGCTGATCGTTCGGCGCTGTAAAAACGTGCCGCTATCGACCTAA
- a CDS encoding DUF4170 domain-containing protein — MVDQSSVPPQLLHLVIGGELRHLGEPTFRDLSQIEFVGAFGSYDEAKKAWKARAQATVDNAHMRYFILHAHKLIDPRGDAA, encoded by the coding sequence ATGGTCGATCAATCCTCCGTCCCGCCCCAGCTGCTTCACCTCGTCATCGGCGGCGAACTGCGTCACCTGGGCGAGCCGACGTTCCGCGATCTTTCGCAAATCGAATTCGTCGGCGCCTTCGGCAGCTACGACGAAGCCAAGAAGGCCTGGAAGGCCCGCGCTCAGGCGACGGTCGACAACGCCCACATGCGCTATTTCATCCTGCACGCCCACAAGCTGATCGACCCGCGCGGCGACGCGGCCTGA
- a CDS encoding MAPEG family protein: MTTPLMHAVQAAALWSGLLILLMLVLSGIVVSGRRKHMVSFGDGGNPDLAAATRAFGNCAEYAAPGMIAMLLLAAVGAPAWMVHAVGATLLVGRVVHALGLLFQTGPSLGRVIGMLLTWVALLTAAVGLIAFAVV, encoded by the coding sequence ATGACCACACCCCTGATGCACGCCGTCCAGGCCGCCGCCCTGTGGAGCGGCCTGCTGATCCTGCTGATGCTGGTCCTGTCGGGGATAGTGGTCAGCGGGCGGCGCAAGCACATGGTCTCGTTCGGCGACGGCGGGAACCCCGATCTGGCGGCCGCGACCCGCGCCTTCGGCAACTGCGCCGAATATGCGGCGCCGGGCATGATCGCCATGCTGTTGCTGGCCGCCGTCGGCGCTCCGGCGTGGATGGTGCATGCCGTCGGCGCGACCCTGCTGGTCGGGCGCGTGGTCCATGCCCTGGGCCTGCTGTTCCAGACAGGGCCGTCGCTGGGCCGTGTCATCGGCATGTTGCTGACCTGGGTCGCGCTGCTGACCGCCGCCGTCGGCCTGATCGCCTTCGCCGTCGTCTGA
- a CDS encoding DMT family transporter gives MNQISSPSSRAAAWGALLMLSASLVFAGGNALQSVLPRQFGMSSTGMAFWQYLIASVLMLPIVVRIGLDKLKTRRPLAHLIRAFASALGVHVFVYGFVSGVPIWQMVTLLATGPLFVIIGSTLFLGERVSASRIGAAVIGFIGAVIVSGVGAEGLGWAALTPVLAAALWAVTDVMTRWLAREETPETLTVSLLVLITPSHLALLLLANAFSFALPAGVATDLAFALPQGAGLLLLLALGGLTAAAQYLLASAYRLADAAYLQPFADLKAPLAGLVGWLLLGQTPSIWFWPGAALIVGASIFIFWIEGRAPQGGAATAPVASGG, from the coding sequence TTGAACCAGATTTCCTCGCCTTCCTCCCGCGCCGCCGCCTGGGGCGCGCTGTTGATGCTGTCGGCCAGTCTTGTCTTCGCCGGGGGCAACGCCCTGCAATCGGTCCTGCCGCGCCAGTTCGGCATGAGTTCGACGGGCATGGCCTTCTGGCAATATCTGATCGCTTCGGTCCTGATGCTGCCGATCGTGGTGCGGATCGGACTGGACAAGCTGAAGACGCGCCGGCCCTTGGCGCATCTGATCCGCGCCTTTGCATCGGCCCTGGGTGTGCACGTTTTCGTCTACGGCTTCGTGTCGGGCGTGCCGATCTGGCAGATGGTGACGCTGTTGGCGACCGGCCCCCTGTTCGTCATCATCGGCTCGACCCTGTTTCTGGGGGAGCGGGTGTCGGCCTCGCGGATCGGCGCAGCGGTGATCGGCTTCATCGGCGCCGTCATTGTCTCAGGCGTCGGAGCCGAAGGCTTGGGATGGGCCGCCCTGACCCCGGTCCTGGCCGCCGCCCTTTGGGCCGTCACCGATGTGATGACCCGCTGGTTGGCTCGGGAGGAGACGCCCGAAACCCTGACCGTATCCCTGCTGGTCCTGATCACGCCCAGCCATCTAGCGCTTCTGCTCTTGGCGAACGCCTTCTCCTTCGCCCTTCCGGCCGGGGTGGCGACGGACCTGGCCTTCGCCCTGCCGCAGGGCGCGGGTCTGCTGCTGTTGCTGGCCCTGGGCGGCCTGACGGCCGCTGCGCAATATCTCCTGGCCTCCGCCTACAGGCTGGCCGACGCGGCCTATCTTCAGCCCTTCGCCGATCTGAAAGCGCCGCTGGCCGGTCTCGTGGGCTGGCTTCTGCTGGGCCAGACGCCCTCGATCTGGTTCTGGCCGGGCGCCGCCCTGATCGTCGGCGCCTCGATCTTCATCTTCTGGATCGAGGGTCGGGCGCCGCAGGGCGGGGCCGCCACGGCCCCCGTCGCAAGCGGAGGATGA
- a CDS encoding M14 family metallopeptidase, with the protein MRSTSLFSALLAALACSVSPAMSQTLSNTAPWDQAFLPPAPAWDGASKALLRPASDAWVTAFEADPAHDFSPNYADTRAWFDRLDQASDLIRIEQFGVSPEGRPIYAVIASKDGATFDPAKPVLMIQAGIHPGEIDGKDAGMMVLRDIAFYGKDALLDRVNLILIPILSVDGHERASTYSRPNQRGPRIQGWRNTATNQNLNRDYLKLDQPEMRSVRGLILKYRPDLYVDVHVTDGLDYQYDVTYGFNGEDGSFSRSPNGSAWLDTVFKPAMNGALEREGHIPGELVFGIDDDEPKKGLSDGGLGERFSNGWGSAAHVPTILIENHSLKPHEQRVLGTYVFIEEAMRLLADQGAALKAATDQDRALRPAEILANFEAEEAPSSTRPFKGVLYEMYHSPASGRDEVRWLGRPDPELWSMPFYGSKPTLTLKRPTAYWIPSYRTDIIERLKIHGVEMETVEAPRTVNLSMLRLVEPKLATRANEGHVQASVKTVEVERRDWTFPTGSVRVPTDQPLGDIVVLLLEPQSSESFFAWGMFPEVMSRVEYIEAYAIAPLAEKMLAADPALKAEFEAKLAAEPAFAADPQARLAWFYERTPFYDDRYLLYPVGRED; encoded by the coding sequence ATGCGATCCACTTCCCTGTTTTCGGCCCTTCTTGCCGCCCTAGCCTGTAGCGTGAGCCCCGCCATGTCCCAGACGCTTTCCAACACCGCGCCGTGGGACCAAGCCTTCCTGCCGCCGGCGCCCGCCTGGGACGGGGCGTCAAAGGCCCTGCTGCGTCCCGCGAGCGATGCGTGGGTCACGGCGTTCGAGGCCGATCCGGCGCATGATTTTTCGCCCAACTACGCCGACACCCGCGCCTGGTTCGACCGGCTGGATCAGGCGAGCGACCTGATCCGCATCGAACAGTTCGGCGTCTCGCCCGAGGGGCGGCCGATCTATGCAGTGATCGCGTCCAAGGATGGCGCGACCTTCGATCCGGCCAAGCCGGTGCTGATGATCCAGGCGGGCATCCACCCCGGCGAGATCGACGGCAAGGACGCGGGCATGATGGTGCTGCGCGACATCGCCTTCTACGGCAAGGACGCCCTGCTGGACCGGGTCAATCTGATCCTGATCCCGATCCTGAGCGTGGATGGCCATGAGCGGGCCAGCACCTATTCCCGCCCGAACCAGCGCGGGCCGCGCATTCAGGGCTGGCGCAATACGGCGACGAACCAGAACCTGAACCGCGACTATCTGAAGCTGGACCAGCCCGAGATGCGCAGCGTTCGGGGCCTGATCCTGAAATACCGGCCGGACCTGTATGTCGACGTCCACGTCACCGACGGCCTGGATTACCAGTACGACGTCACCTACGGCTTCAACGGCGAGGACGGGTCGTTCAGCCGGTCGCCGAACGGCTCGGCCTGGCTGGACACGGTGTTCAAGCCGGCGATGAACGGAGCGCTGGAGCGCGAGGGTCATATCCCCGGCGAGCTGGTGTTCGGCATCGACGACGACGAGCCGAAGAAGGGGCTGTCGGACGGCGGCCTGGGCGAACGGTTCTCCAACGGTTGGGGTTCGGCGGCCCATGTGCCGACCATATTGATCGAGAACCACAGCCTGAAGCCGCACGAGCAGCGGGTGCTGGGGACCTATGTCTTCATCGAGGAGGCGATGCGGCTGCTGGCGGATCAGGGCGCTGCGCTGAAGGCGGCGACGGATCAGGACCGGGCCCTGCGTCCCGCCGAAATCCTGGCGAACTTCGAGGCGGAAGAGGCCCCCTCCTCCACGCGGCCGTTCAAGGGCGTTCTTTACGAGATGTACCACAGCCCGGCCTCGGGTCGCGACGAGGTGCGCTGGCTGGGCCGGCCCGATCCCGAGTTGTGGTCGATGCCCTTCTATGGGTCCAAGCCGACGCTGACCCTGAAGCGCCCGACGGCCTATTGGATTCCCAGCTATCGCACCGACATCATCGAGCGGCTGAAGATCCACGGCGTCGAGATGGAAACGGTCGAGGCGCCGCGCACGGTCAACCTGTCGATGTTGCGCCTGGTCGAGCCCAAGCTGGCGACGCGGGCCAACGAGGGCCACGTCCAGGCCTCGGTGAAGACGGTCGAGGTCGAGCGGCGCGACTGGACCTTCCCGACCGGTTCGGTGCGCGTGCCGACCGACCAGCCGCTGGGCGACATCGTGGTGCTGCTGCTTGAGCCGCAGTCCAGCGAGAGCTTCTTCGCCTGGGGCATGTTCCCCGAGGTCATGAGCCGGGTCGAATATATCGAGGCCTACGCCATCGCGCCCCTGGCGGAGAAGATGCTGGCCGCCGACCCGGCGCTGAAGGCCGAGTTCGAGGCCAAGCTGGCCGCCGAGCCCGCGTTCGCCGCCGATCCGCAGGCGCGGCTGGCCTGGTTCTATGAGCGGACGCCCTTCTACGACGACCGCTATCTGCTCTATCCCGTCGGCCGCGAGGACTGA
- a CDS encoding UbiD family decarboxylase: protein MAYKSLRDFIDQLEAQGELVRVSEPVSTVLEMTEIQTRLLRNGGPAVLFEKPVMPDGTISPIPCLANLFGTVKRVAMGVTLEGKNRTTAGELREVGELLAFLRNPTPPRGLGDAMEMLPLAQTVMSMRPKTVKKAPVQEVVLKGDQIDLTALPVQSCWPGEPAPLITWGLVVTKGPSEDREDDFNLGIYRMQVLGKDRAIMRWLAHRGGAQHYARHKKARPKEPLPCAVVLGADPGTILAAVTPVPDTLSEYQFAGLMRGAKAELVPCKTVPLMVPAQAEIVLEGHVLLNEFEDEGPYGDHTGYYNSVEKFPVFQVSAITMRRDPIYLTTFTGRPPDEPSVLGEALNEVFIPLLRQQFPEIVDFWLPPEGCSYRIAVVSMKKAYPGHAKRVMLGVWSYLRQFMYTKWVIVVDHDIDARDWKDVMWAISTKMDPARDITVIESTPIDYLDFASPESGLGSKIGLDATDKWPPETKREWGEEIRMDEAVVERVNDLWGRLGLPGDGTPIWK from the coding sequence ATGGCCTACAAATCCCTGCGTGACTTCATCGACCAGCTGGAAGCCCAGGGCGAGCTGGTGCGGGTTTCCGAGCCGGTCTCGACCGTGCTGGAGATGACCGAGATCCAGACCCGGCTGCTGCGAAACGGCGGGCCGGCGGTGCTGTTCGAGAAGCCGGTCATGCCGGACGGGACGATCAGCCCCATCCCCTGCCTGGCCAATCTGTTCGGCACGGTGAAAAGGGTCGCCATGGGGGTGACGCTGGAAGGCAAGAACCGCACGACAGCGGGCGAGCTGCGCGAGGTCGGGGAGTTGCTGGCCTTCCTGCGCAATCCGACCCCGCCGCGCGGCCTGGGCGACGCGATGGAAATGCTGCCCCTGGCGCAGACCGTCATGTCGATGCGGCCCAAGACGGTGAAGAAGGCGCCGGTGCAGGAGGTGGTGCTGAAAGGCGACCAGATCGACCTGACCGCCCTGCCCGTTCAGTCGTGCTGGCCCGGCGAGCCGGCGCCCCTGATCACCTGGGGGCTGGTCGTCACCAAGGGGCCGAGCGAGGACCGCGAGGACGACTTCAACCTGGGCATCTATCGGATGCAGGTTCTGGGTAAGGACCGGGCGATCATGCGCTGGCTGGCGCATCGCGGCGGGGCGCAACACTATGCGCGGCACAAGAAGGCTCGGCCCAAGGAGCCCCTGCCTTGCGCCGTGGTCCTGGGCGCCGATCCGGGGACCATCCTGGCGGCGGTGACGCCGGTGCCGGACACCCTGTCGGAATATCAGTTCGCCGGCCTGATGCGGGGGGCCAAGGCCGAGCTGGTCCCGTGCAAGACCGTGCCGTTGATGGTTCCGGCCCAGGCCGAGATCGTGCTGGAAGGGCATGTCCTGCTGAACGAATTCGAGGACGAGGGTCCGTACGGCGACCACACCGGCTATTACAACTCGGTCGAGAAGTTCCCGGTCTTCCAGGTCAGCGCGATCACCATGCGGCGCGACCCGATCTATCTGACGACCTTCACCGGCCGACCGCCGGACGAGCCCAGCGTGCTGGGCGAGGCGCTGAACGAGGTCTTCATTCCCCTGCTGCGCCAGCAGTTCCCGGAGATCGTCGACTTCTGGCTGCCGCCCGAGGGGTGCAGCTATCGGATCGCCGTGGTGTCGATGAAGAAGGCCTATCCGGGCCACGCCAAGCGGGTGATGCTGGGCGTCTGGAGCTATCTGCGCCAGTTCATGTACACCAAATGGGTCATCGTCGTGGATCACGACATCGACGCCCGCGACTGGAAGGACGTCATGTGGGCCATATCGACCAAGATGGATCCGGCCCGCGACATCACCGTGATCGAGTCGACGCCCATCGACTATCTGGACTTCGCCAGCCCCGAGAGCGGCCTGGGCTCCAAGATCGGCCTGGACGCCACCGACAAATGGCCGCCCGAGACCAAGCGCGAATGGGGCGAGGAAATCCGCATGGACGAGGCAGTAGTCGAGCGGGTCAACGACCTGTGGGGCCGGCTGGGTCTGCCGGGCGACGGGACGCCGATCTGGAAGTAG
- a CDS encoding ABC transporter ATP-binding protein, translating to MTEPAPSMPLRALLARIWRDYLSSRKGSLILSILCAATTGLLTAALLQLVQPAVNGLFLDGDQPIVLFGRFRFPADEALIVIPTAILTVAVVRTLAALGQAALVNRLGHTIVGDIQIRLFGAMIRADLARLRSQHSGGFVSSVLFDANLVREAFTSGVVNYTQNLLTLIAVLIYMGFIDWQLTVVVLLGVPLVALVLRRFGRKTRKAAQGAMAETENLSTALMENLDGVRLIKIENREAAEQDRVAEVVARRQRHVIKGANARAFAGPSSDLISYIVVAAVMAYAGWRAQSGEMTVGGFAAFIGMLLAAGQALRQVTNLATVMSEGFTAARRLFGALDIEAEIREAPDAAPLSPGPVEVVLDQVSFAYGPGGAPTLDQVSLRVAPGETVALVGPSGGGKSTILSLLPRFYDVTGGAVTINGRDVRGLRINDLRDHIALVTQEPFLFDDTIAANIAYGRPGATQAQIEEAARSAAAHDFITALPEGYETRAGEAGLRLSGGQRQRIAIARAFLKDAPILLLDEATSALDTESEALVQAALERLMEGRATLMIAHRLSTVRNADRIYVIEAGRVVEEGPHVVLVARGGLYSRLARQQSLDGTPPTVETVA from the coding sequence ATGACCGAGCCCGCCCCCTCCATGCCCCTGCGCGCCCTGCTGGCGCGGATTTGGCGAGACTATCTGAGCAGCCGCAAGGGATCGCTGATCCTGTCGATCCTGTGCGCGGCCACGACGGGTCTGCTGACCGCCGCGCTGTTGCAGCTGGTGCAGCCGGCGGTGAACGGCCTGTTCCTGGACGGCGACCAGCCGATCGTCCTGTTCGGCCGTTTCCGCTTCCCGGCGGACGAGGCCCTGATCGTCATTCCCACCGCCATTCTGACGGTGGCGGTGGTGCGGACCCTGGCGGCCCTGGGGCAGGCCGCCCTGGTCAACCGGCTGGGCCACACCATCGTCGGCGACATCCAGATCCGTCTGTTCGGGGCCATGATCCGCGCCGACCTGGCCCGGCTGCGCAGCCAGCATTCGGGCGGCTTCGTCTCCTCGGTGCTGTTCGACGCCAATCTGGTGCGCGAGGCCTTCACCTCGGGCGTGGTCAACTACACCCAGAACCTGCTGACCCTGATCGCGGTGCTGATCTATATGGGGTTCATCGACTGGCAGCTGACCGTCGTGGTGCTGCTTGGGGTGCCGCTGGTGGCGCTGGTGCTGCGCCGGTTCGGACGCAAGACGCGCAAGGCGGCGCAAGGGGCCATGGCCGAGACAGAGAACCTGTCCACCGCCCTGATGGAGAATCTGGACGGGGTCCGGCTGATCAAAATCGAGAACCGCGAGGCGGCCGAGCAGGACCGGGTCGCCGAGGTGGTGGCCCGCCGCCAGCGCCATGTCATCAAGGGCGCCAACGCCCGCGCCTTCGCCGGGCCGTCCAGCGATCTGATCTCCTACATCGTCGTCGCCGCCGTCATGGCCTATGCCGGATGGCGGGCGCAGTCGGGCGAGATGACGGTCGGCGGGTTCGCCGCCTTCATCGGCATGCTGCTGGCCGCCGGTCAGGCCCTGCGGCAGGTCACGAACCTGGCGACGGTCATGAGCGAGGGCTTCACCGCCGCGCGCCGCCTGTTCGGCGCCCTGGACATCGAGGCCGAGATCCGTGAGGCGCCTGATGCGGCGCCCCTGTCCCCCGGGCCAGTCGAGGTGGTGCTGGACCAGGTGTCGTTCGCCTATGGGCCGGGCGGCGCGCCGACGCTGGATCAGGTGTCGTTGCGGGTGGCCCCCGGCGAGACCGTGGCCCTGGTCGGCCCGTCGGGCGGAGGCAAGAGCACGATATTGAGCCTGTTGCCGCGCTTCTATGACGTGACGGGCGGGGCGGTGACGATCAATGGGCGGGACGTGCGTGGGCTGCGGATCAACGACCTGCGCGACCATATCGCCCTGGTGACGCAGGAGCCCTTCCTGTTCGACGACACCATCGCCGCCAATATCGCCTATGGGCGGCCGGGCGCCACGCAAGCCCAGATCGAGGAGGCCGCGCGTTCGGCCGCCGCCCATGACTTCATCACCGCCCTGCCCGAAGGTTACGAGACCCGCGCCGGCGAGGCGGGCCTGCGGCTGTCGGGCGGGCAGCGCCAGCGGATCGCCATCGCCCGCGCCTTCCTGAAGGACGCGCCGATCCTGCTGCTGGACGAGGCGACCAGCGCCCTGGACACCGAGAGCGAGGCCCTGGTCCAGGCGGCGCTGGAGCGGCTGATGGAAGGGCGCGCCACCCTGATGATCGCCCACCGTCTGTCGACCGTTCGCAACGCCGACCGCATCTATGTGATCGAGGCCGGGCGCGTGGTGGAGGAAGGGCCGCACGTCGTCCTGGTCGCGCGCGGCGGCCTCTATTCCCGACTGGCCCGCCAGCAGTCTCTGGACGGGACGCCGCCCACGGTCGAGACCGTCGCGTGA
- a CDS encoding lysophospholipid acyltransferase family protein, translating to MRPLRNPVIQSVLAWTLAQWMQFCFATIRWTHENQTVAEQVWAQGGGVLCVFWHSRIGLAPASWPLERAQPAKGLISLSADGEFIAKAVARQGFPAVRGSSANKDKADRAKGGSQALRDGLKQLKIGALAVTPDGPRGPANTMAEGLPLMAKLSKAPALFIGLSCNPAIRLNSWDRAVLPLPFGKGAIVWDRAEFPEGGDMTAVIEDWTARMNAVEARADAITGLKP from the coding sequence GTGAGGCCGCTGCGCAACCCGGTGATCCAGTCCGTCCTGGCCTGGACGCTGGCGCAGTGGATGCAGTTCTGCTTCGCCACCATCCGCTGGACCCACGAGAACCAGACGGTCGCCGAACAGGTCTGGGCTCAGGGCGGCGGCGTGCTTTGCGTCTTCTGGCATTCGCGGATCGGCCTGGCCCCGGCGTCGTGGCCGCTGGAACGGGCGCAACCGGCGAAGGGGCTGATCTCGCTGTCGGCCGACGGCGAGTTCATCGCCAAGGCCGTGGCGCGTCAGGGCTTTCCCGCCGTCCGCGGTTCGTCGGCCAACAAGGACAAGGCCGACCGGGCCAAGGGCGGGTCGCAGGCCCTGCGCGACGGCTTGAAACAGTTGAAGATCGGCGCCCTGGCCGTGACGCCCGACGGGCCGCGCGGCCCGGCCAATACCATGGCCGAAGGCCTGCCCCTGATGGCGAAACTGTCGAAGGCGCCGGCCCTGTTCATCGGCCTGTCGTGCAATCCGGCGATCCGCCTGAACAGCTGGGACCGCGCCGTCCTGCCCCTGCCCTTCGGCAAGGGGGCGATCGTCTGGGACCGCGCCGAATTCCCCGAGGGCGGCGACATGACCGCCGTCATCGAGGACTGGACGGCCCGCATGAACGCGGTCGAGGCGCGGGCTGACGCGATCACGGGGCTGAAGCCGTGA